In Chryseobacterium gleum, a single genomic region encodes these proteins:
- a CDS encoding carbamoyl phosphate synthase small subunit: protein MKKKLILESGEVFHGEGFGAELETAGEVVFNTGMTGYQELISDPSYCGQIVCMTYPLIGNYGINRDDYESIEPAIKGLIVKELCDLPSNFRTQITLDELFKKKNLSGISGIDTRRLTRVLRNHGVVKGKIVNADADEAAVASELKSTVFPTNQVEEVSTKTPYANPNRGFKVVLVDFGAKLGIIRELSQRNCDIIVVSQDTTAEEILLMNPDGIMLSNGPGDPEDVPHALDMIRGLLGKVPIFGICLGHQLIGLACGAKTFKLKFGHRGGNHPVLDLEKNTVAITSQNHGYAVDQESLKGTDLIETHIALNDRTNEGLKHKIHPCFSVQYHPEASPGPEDANYLFDEFIQMMEDFKK from the coding sequence ATGAAGAAAAAATTAATACTGGAGTCCGGTGAAGTGTTTCATGGAGAAGGTTTCGGAGCAGAATTGGAAACTGCAGGGGAAGTAGTTTTCAATACCGGAATGACAGGGTATCAGGAATTGATTTCTGACCCGTCGTATTGCGGTCAGATAGTTTGTATGACCTATCCGCTTATCGGGAATTATGGTATTAACCGTGATGATTATGAAAGTATCGAGCCGGCAATCAAAGGGCTTATCGTAAAAGAACTTTGCGATCTTCCTTCCAACTTCCGTACTCAGATCACTTTAGATGAATTATTTAAAAAGAAAAACCTTTCAGGGATTTCAGGAATTGACACCAGAAGACTGACCAGAGTTCTTCGTAACCACGGAGTAGTGAAAGGAAAAATCGTAAACGCTGATGCTGACGAAGCGGCTGTAGCTTCAGAATTGAAATCAACAGTTTTCCCAACCAATCAGGTAGAGGAAGTTTCTACAAAAACACCTTATGCTAATCCAAACAGAGGTTTCAAAGTAGTATTGGTAGACTTCGGTGCCAAGCTGGGAATCATCAGAGAACTGTCTCAAAGAAACTGTGATATCATCGTCGTTTCTCAGGACACAACAGCGGAAGAAATCCTGTTGATGAACCCAGATGGAATTATGCTGTCAAACGGTCCTGGTGACCCTGAAGATGTACCACATGCTTTAGATATGATCAGAGGATTATTAGGAAAAGTTCCGATCTTCGGAATCTGTTTAGGGCATCAGTTAATTGGTCTTGCCTGCGGAGCAAAAACGTTCAAGCTGAAATTCGGACACAGAGGAGGAAACCACCCGGTGTTAGACCTTGAGAAAAATACAGTAGCTATTACTTCTCAGAACCACGGATATGCTGTAGATCAGGAAAGTTTAAAAGGAACAGACCTTATCGAAACGCACATCGCACTGAACGACAGAACAAACGAAGGATTAAAACACAAAATCCACCCTTGTTTCTCAGTTCAGTACCACCCTGAAGCGAGCCCGGGCCCTGAAGATGCAAACTACCTGTTTGATGAGTTCATTCAAATGATGGAAGACTTTAAGAAATAA
- the carB gene encoding carbamoyl-phosphate synthase large subunit: MAKRTDIKTILVIGSGPIIIGQAAEFDYAGTQACLSLKEEGYKVILINSNPATIMTDVEIADKVYIEPISLQFVSHIIRKERPDALLPTLGGQTGLNMAVELEKSGILEECKVEVLGTKLSAINRAEDRDLFRELMRELNEPVPESDIVNTVEGALAFADEIGYPVIVRPAFTMGGTGGGIASTEAELKEIAELGLKHSPVTQCLIEKSIAGFKEIEYEVMRDANDNAIVVCNMENIDPVGVHTGDSIVVAPSQTLSDREYQLLRNASLKIIRALGIEGGCNVQLALDPHSFNYYIIEVNPRVSRSSALASKATGYPIAKIAAKIAVGLTLDEIMNPVTGKTYACFEPALDYVVTKFPRFPFDKFETADRRLSTQMKATGEVMAIGRNLEESLQKAIRSLETGIRHLGLKTKQAQALTAEEIERRIRVCDDERLFIIGDALRRGYDWEQIVEWSKIDKFFIWKMKKLVDFEKVIAANKFDKEILTEAKRLGFADVNIAVLWEVTEREVFNFRKENGVMPVYKMVDTCAAEFESETPYFYGTYEEENESVVSDKEKIIVLGSGPIRIGQGVEFDYATVHSVWAIKEMGYEAIIINNNPETVSTDFSISDKLYFEPLTEEDVMNIIELEKPKGVVVQFGGQTAINLADKLASHGVQILGTSLEDLDRAENRDKFEKALQELGIPQPKGRTSTSKEEAIKIANEIGYPVLVRPSYVLGGRAMEIVYAESELAHYMEHAVDASPEHPVLVDKYMVGKEIEVDAICDGETVVIPGIMEHIERAGVHSGDSIAVYPPQNISQIEIDTLVDYTKRLAKGLNVIGLMNIQYVLFEGNVYVIEVNPRSSRTVPFLSKITDVPMANLATKAILGQKLKDLGYENGLAPNKEGVFVKVPVFSFSKLTKVDISLGPEMKSTGEVMGKDTTLEKALYKGLVAAGRKVPMHGSILFTVADKHKEEAAALAARFHEVGFRIWATEGTAKFFEEKGIPCKIGYKIGEEDVNLIDLIQKGKVQYVVNTTTKGKQAERDGFQIRRMSVENGVPCLTSMDTVEAILKVIESMSFKMETM; this comes from the coding sequence ATGGCAAAACGTACAGATATAAAAACAATTTTAGTAATCGGTTCAGGACCTATCATCATCGGTCAGGCAGCTGAATTTGATTACGCAGGAACGCAGGCTTGTTTGTCTCTGAAAGAAGAAGGCTACAAGGTAATTTTGATCAACTCAAACCCTGCAACGATCATGACGGATGTGGAAATCGCGGATAAAGTATATATCGAGCCGATTTCATTACAGTTTGTAAGCCACATCATCAGAAAAGAACGTCCGGATGCATTATTACCAACATTGGGAGGACAGACAGGTCTTAACATGGCGGTAGAATTGGAAAAGTCAGGAATTCTTGAAGAATGCAAAGTGGAAGTATTGGGAACAAAGCTTTCTGCGATCAACAGAGCAGAAGACAGAGACCTTTTCCGTGAGTTGATGAGAGAACTGAACGAGCCGGTACCGGAATCTGATATCGTAAACACGGTAGAAGGAGCATTAGCTTTCGCGGATGAAATCGGATATCCTGTAATTGTTCGCCCTGCCTTTACGATGGGAGGAACCGGAGGAGGTATCGCTTCCACAGAAGCTGAATTGAAAGAGATTGCTGAACTGGGATTAAAGCACAGCCCTGTTACCCAGTGTCTTATTGAAAAATCAATTGCAGGTTTCAAAGAAATTGAATACGAAGTAATGCGTGATGCAAACGACAACGCCATTGTGGTTTGTAACATGGAAAATATAGACCCGGTAGGAGTTCACACAGGAGACTCTATCGTAGTAGCACCTTCTCAGACGCTTTCAGACAGAGAGTATCAGTTACTGAGAAACGCTTCACTGAAAATCATCAGAGCCTTAGGAATTGAAGGAGGATGTAACGTACAGTTAGCTTTAGATCCACACTCATTCAACTATTATATCATTGAGGTAAACCCTAGAGTTTCGCGTTCATCAGCGCTGGCAAGTAAAGCAACAGGATATCCGATTGCAAAAATTGCTGCAAAGATTGCCGTAGGATTAACGCTGGATGAGATCATGAACCCGGTAACAGGAAAAACTTACGCATGTTTTGAGCCTGCTCTTGACTACGTAGTAACAAAATTCCCAAGATTCCCTTTCGATAAATTCGAAACGGCAGATAGAAGACTTTCCACTCAGATGAAAGCAACCGGTGAAGTAATGGCGATCGGAAGAAACCTTGAAGAATCTTTACAGAAAGCCATCCGTTCATTAGAAACAGGAATCAGACATTTAGGATTAAAGACAAAACAGGCTCAGGCACTTACTGCAGAGGAAATCGAAAGAAGAATCAGAGTATGTGATGATGAGAGATTATTTATCATCGGAGATGCTTTAAGAAGAGGATATGACTGGGAGCAGATTGTAGAATGGAGTAAAATCGATAAATTCTTCATCTGGAAAATGAAAAAGCTGGTTGATTTCGAAAAAGTAATCGCTGCCAACAAATTTGATAAAGAAATATTAACTGAAGCGAAGAGATTAGGTTTTGCAGATGTCAATATCGCAGTTCTTTGGGAGGTGACAGAACGTGAAGTATTCAATTTCAGAAAAGAAAACGGGGTAATGCCGGTTTACAAAATGGTTGATACCTGCGCTGCTGAATTTGAAAGTGAAACCCCTTACTTTTACGGAACTTACGAAGAAGAAAACGAAAGTGTGGTTTCAGATAAAGAAAAAATTATCGTACTAGGTTCCGGACCTATCAGAATCGGACAGGGAGTTGAGTTTGACTACGCAACTGTTCACTCGGTATGGGCAATCAAAGAAATGGGCTACGAAGCGATCATTATCAACAACAACCCTGAAACAGTTTCTACAGACTTCTCCATCTCTGATAAACTATACTTTGAGCCACTTACAGAAGAAGATGTAATGAACATCATCGAGCTTGAAAAACCTAAAGGTGTAGTGGTACAGTTCGGAGGACAAACTGCCATCAACCTTGCAGATAAACTGGCTTCTCACGGAGTACAGATCCTGGGAACTTCTCTGGAAGATCTTGACAGAGCTGAAAACAGAGATAAATTTGAAAAAGCACTTCAGGAGCTTGGAATTCCTCAGCCAAAAGGAAGAACTTCAACTTCGAAAGAAGAAGCGATAAAAATTGCCAACGAAATCGGTTACCCGGTATTGGTACGTCCAAGCTACGTTCTTGGAGGTAGAGCGATGGAAATTGTATATGCAGAATCAGAACTGGCTCACTATATGGAGCACGCTGTAGATGCAAGCCCTGAACATCCTGTACTGGTAGACAAGTATATGGTAGGAAAAGAAATTGAAGTAGATGCCATCTGCGACGGTGAAACAGTAGTGATTCCCGGAATTATGGAACATATCGAAAGAGCAGGTGTTCACTCCGGAGACTCTATCGCAGTATATCCGCCACAGAACATTTCTCAGATTGAAATAGATACTTTGGTAGACTACACGAAGAGACTGGCAAAAGGACTGAATGTTATCGGATTGATGAATATCCAGTATGTTCTTTTCGAAGGAAATGTATATGTAATCGAAGTAAACCCTCGTTCTTCAAGAACAGTTCCTTTCTTATCTAAAATTACAGACGTTCCGATGGCTAACCTTGCAACAAAGGCAATCTTAGGACAAAAGCTGAAAGACTTAGGTTACGAAAACGGATTGGCTCCAAACAAAGAAGGAGTTTTTGTAAAAGTGCCGGTATTTTCATTCTCTAAACTAACGAAAGTTGATATCTCTTTAGGGCCTGAAATGAAGTCTACAGGAGAAGTTATGGGGAAAGATACAACCCTTGAAAAAGCATTATACAAAGGATTGGTAGCAGCAGGAAGAAAAGTTCCTATGCACGGCTCTATCCTGTTCACAGTAGCAGATAAGCACAAAGAAGAAGCAGCAGCGCTTGCAGCAAGATTCCATGAAGTAGGATTCAGAATCTGGGCTACGGAAGGGACTGCGAAGTTCTTCGAAGAAAAAGGTATCCCTTGCAAGATCGGATACAAAATAGGAGAAGAAGATGTAAACCTTATCGACCTGATCCAGAAAGGGAAAGTTCAGTATGTTGTAAATACCACTACAAAAGGTAAGCAGGCAGAAAGAGACGGATTCCAGATCAGAAGAATGAGTGTGGAAAACGGTGTTCCTTGTTTAACTTCAATGGATACGGTAGAAGCCATCTTAAAAGTAATCGAAAGCATGAGCTTCAAAATGGAGACGATGTAA
- a CDS encoding Crp/Fnr family transcriptional regulator has product MVEKLLQSGIHWEKKEFRRNEFLKISGSTDTTIYFIESGSVRIFMMDENEERIIRFGYTGNIIVSLDSFLSDKPSDLYIQAIKKTMVKTASKKDFYEFIQSDEEHMNFWMNILEDLVLQQLEREKDLLINAPGERFERVLKRSPKLFQEVPNKYIANYLRMSPETLSRLKKS; this is encoded by the coding sequence ATGGTTGAAAAATTGCTTCAAAGCGGAATCCATTGGGAAAAGAAAGAATTCAGGAGAAATGAGTTCCTGAAAATCTCAGGAAGTACAGACACCACTATTTATTTTATTGAAAGCGGAAGCGTGCGGATCTTTATGATGGATGAAAATGAGGAAAGGATTATTCGTTTCGGATATACCGGAAATATCATTGTCAGTCTGGATTCCTTTTTATCGGATAAGCCTTCGGATCTTTATATTCAGGCGATTAAAAAGACAATGGTAAAAACAGCCTCAAAAAAAGATTTTTACGAGTTTATACAATCAGACGAAGAACATATGAATTTCTGGATGAATATTCTGGAAGATCTCGTATTACAACAGCTGGAAAGGGAGAAGGATCTGCTCATCAATGCTCCCGGAGAGCGCTTTGAAAGAGTTCTGAAAAGAAGTCCTAAGCTGTTTCAGGAAGTTCCCAATAAATATATTGCCAATTATCTGAGGATGTCACCGGAAACTTTATCCAGACTCAAAAAATCTTGA